A section of the Acidobacteriota bacterium genome encodes:
- the alaS gene encoding alanine--tRNA ligase, whose product MTSKEIRQAFLDYFASKGHEVVASSPLLPAGDTTLLFANAGMNQFKDVFAGREKREYSRATSTQKCVRAGGKHNDLENVGYTARHHTFFEMLGNFSFGDYFKKEAIEFAWELVVDVYGLPVDRLWFTVFTDDDDAARLWEEVGAPPERILRFGEKDNYWAMGETGPCGPCSEIHFDRGLDPLAPGRAELVNGEGDDIIEIWNLVFMQFDRDIEGELHPLPSPCVDTGAGLERFATVLQEVESNYETDLFNPLIGAVAELVERPYDPAHELAPAYRVIADHLRAATFLMTDGVVPSNEGRGYVLRRIIRRALRYGRKLGLDGAFLHTLMPVVVELMGDIFPELVTRREVVATQLRQEEERFARTLNSGTDVAQRELERLKRDGQEIVPGRTIFDLYQTHGIPPELLEEFAQEEGLEIDREGFKAALEEERQRGQASWRGDLMSHFRPEYEWVADKGIRSEFDGYERLRATTEAVALIGDDGLEDTLALGENGEVILAETPFYPEAGGQIGDRGRLQWEGGHAVVLDTLKPMEGLITHRVVVEEGELGVGTKVSAEVAESLRADTQRNHTATHLLHAALHEVLGEAAQQAGSLVEPDRLRFDFSWGEPVGTEELREIERIVNAAIVRNDLVSKQYMAMDDAREKGAMALFGEKYGDTVRVVTVGNGDFSVELCGGCHVDRTGDIGSFAIVSERGVAAGVRRIEAVTGRGAVERMQEREKLAEQLAGRYQTSFEQLPGLLANRDQRLAELEDEVSRLKHKLASGDAGGTEIRQDVDGIAVQARRVPEMSSAELRNLADTLRQKLGSGVVVLGMESGGKATLLAAVTDDLTEKVRAGDVVRELASVIGGRGGGKPNLAQAGGPDIAKLDEALERAPQAVLGIAAADEV is encoded by the coding sequence GCGGGCGACACGACCTTGCTATTCGCCAACGCGGGTATGAACCAGTTCAAGGATGTCTTTGCCGGTCGCGAGAAACGTGAATACTCTCGTGCGACGTCGACCCAGAAATGTGTTCGCGCAGGCGGCAAGCACAACGACCTCGAGAATGTCGGTTACACGGCTCGCCATCACACCTTCTTCGAGATGCTCGGTAACTTCTCATTCGGTGATTACTTCAAGAAGGAGGCGATCGAGTTCGCGTGGGAGCTGGTGGTAGATGTCTACGGCCTGCCGGTCGACAGGCTCTGGTTCACCGTCTTCACCGACGACGACGACGCCGCCAGGCTGTGGGAGGAGGTTGGCGCTCCGCCGGAACGGATCCTGCGCTTTGGGGAGAAGGACAACTACTGGGCGATGGGGGAGACGGGACCGTGCGGTCCGTGCTCGGAAATCCATTTCGACCGCGGTTTGGATCCTTTAGCCCCTGGTCGCGCGGAGCTGGTCAACGGTGAGGGCGACGACATCATCGAGATCTGGAATCTGGTCTTCATGCAATTCGATCGCGACATCGAAGGTGAGCTGCATCCGCTGCCGAGTCCCTGTGTCGATACAGGTGCGGGTCTCGAGCGTTTCGCGACCGTGCTGCAGGAGGTCGAGTCGAATTACGAGACCGATCTCTTCAATCCCCTCATCGGGGCCGTGGCTGAGCTCGTCGAGCGCCCATACGATCCGGCACATGAGCTGGCCCCCGCCTACCGCGTGATCGCAGACCACCTTCGCGCGGCGACCTTTCTGATGACCGACGGCGTGGTGCCCTCGAACGAGGGTCGCGGATACGTGCTGCGGCGGATTATTCGTCGCGCCCTCCGCTATGGCCGCAAGCTCGGTCTGGACGGCGCCTTCCTCCATACACTCATGCCGGTGGTGGTCGAACTGATGGGAGACATATTTCCCGAGCTGGTCACCCGACGCGAGGTGGTGGCGACCCAACTGCGGCAGGAAGAGGAACGGTTTGCGAGGACCCTGAACTCGGGCACCGATGTTGCGCAGCGCGAGCTCGAAAGGCTCAAGCGAGATGGCCAAGAGATCGTGCCTGGACGAACCATCTTCGATCTCTACCAGACGCACGGGATCCCGCCCGAACTGCTCGAGGAGTTTGCCCAGGAAGAGGGCCTCGAAATTGACCGGGAAGGATTCAAGGCGGCGCTCGAGGAGGAACGCCAGCGTGGCCAGGCGTCGTGGCGCGGCGATCTGATGTCGCACTTCCGTCCCGAGTACGAATGGGTAGCGGACAAAGGTATCCGCTCGGAGTTCGACGGCTACGAACGTCTCCGGGCTACCACCGAAGCGGTCGCGCTGATCGGCGATGACGGGCTCGAGGACACGTTAGCTCTGGGTGAGAACGGAGAGGTGATACTCGCCGAGACCCCGTTCTATCCGGAGGCCGGCGGCCAGATTGGCGATCGTGGACGGTTGCAGTGGGAGGGAGGGCACGCCGTCGTGCTCGACACCCTCAAACCGATGGAAGGGCTTATCACGCATCGTGTGGTGGTCGAGGAGGGCGAGCTCGGTGTCGGTACTAAGGTCTCCGCGGAGGTGGCGGAATCGTTACGCGCCGACACCCAGCGCAACCACACCGCGACCCATCTCCTGCATGCCGCACTGCACGAGGTCCTCGGCGAGGCCGCACAGCAGGCCGGATCGCTGGTCGAGCCGGATCGGCTCCGTTTCGATTTTTCCTGGGGCGAACCGGTCGGCACGGAAGAGCTGCGCGAGATAGAGCGGATCGTCAACGCCGCCATCGTACGCAACGATTTGGTTTCCAAGCAGTACATGGCCATGGACGACGCTCGCGAGAAGGGTGCCATGGCGCTCTTCGGCGAGAAGTACGGTGACACGGTTCGTGTCGTGACCGTGGGTAATGGCGATTTTTCGGTCGAGCTCTGCGGCGGCTGTCACGTTGATCGAACCGGTGATATCGGCAGCTTCGCAATTGTCTCCGAGCGCGGGGTCGCTGCGGGGGTTCGCCGGATCGAGGCGGTCACCGGCCGCGGGGCGGTCGAGCGGATGCAGGAGAGGGAGAAACTCGCCGAACAGCTCGCCGGGCGGTATCAGACTTCGTTCGAGCAACTGCCGGGGCTGCTTGCCAACCGCGACCAGCGGCTGGCGGAGCTCGAGGACGAGGTCAGCAGGCTCAAGCACAAGCTCGCATCGGGCGACGCCGGAGGCACCGAGATCCGGCAGGACGTCGATGGCATCGCTGTTCAGGCGCGGCGGGTGCCGGAGATGTCGTCGGCTGAGCTGCGCAACCTCGCCGACACGCTGCGCCAGAAGCTTGGCTCGGGCGTGGTCGTGCTCGGTATGGAGTCGGGTGGCAAGGCCACGCTGTTGGCGGCGGTGACCGATGACCTTACCGAGAAGGTGCGCGCCGGCGATGTGGTGCGCGAGCTGGCGTCCGTCATCGGCGGTCGCGGCGGGGGCAAGCCGAATCTCGCCCAGGCCGGTGGCCCCGATATCGCCAAGCTTGACGAGGCGCTCGAGAGGGCTCCCCAGGCGGTTCTGGGAATCGCTGCAGCCGATGAAGTCTGA
- a CDS encoding TonB-dependent receptor, with translation MRTKLRKRASGIMIFGLILTAVGGPGYAQQAAEEEQPAVAEEATELPVVVGEITVTSRKVEEDIQDVPISITTLQGEDLDVITTGGLDIRALSGRVPSLIMESSFGRAFPRFYIRGLGNPDFDLNASQPVSMVVDEVVMENPIVKGMPLFDIQQVEVARGPQGTLFGRNTPAGIVKFDTVKPSQDFDAYAKLSYGTYGTTDIQAAVGGSLGGNWSGRFSALYQSRSDWVDNEYEPGPERSLGGYDTTAFRGQLLWEPTDDFSALINLHGWDVDGTARIFRANIIEAGTNNLVDDFRQDVVYHDGKNKQEISSFGGVLKLEYDFGAATLTSVTGYESIDDMYSRGDIDAGYGAVYAPPYGPGFIPFVSESADGIPYLDQWTQEIRIASNGGETWDWLVGAFYFNEELQADTFSYDSLSPGNPQDGYAYQTQDATSYALFGSVNWYLTDVWTLTGGVRYSNDDKDFLAERPDGTFQPPTTAPITEHVEDSNVSWDLSTVYNVSDTFNIYGRVATGYRAPSIQGRILFCADFEGGQNPDTNCVTTADTETILSVEAGIKTILAQNRVRFNLTGYVYQVDGQQVTAVGGVTNTAMLLNVDKTKGHGLETDIQWTPTGNWLMSFGASWNPTEFDDPNLRIAPCGGGCTVTDPIDDDGFVILDGNSLPHSPDVIFNGIINWRSDPAYKRFFATFDWTYYSEKNFFLYESKEFKDDGFEVGLRAGYAFGPQGQYEVALFGRNITDEIIVRGGIDFDNLTGFTNDPRIVGVEFLASF, from the coding sequence GTGCGAACGAAATTGAGAAAACGTGCGTCCGGAATCATGATATTTGGACTCATCCTGACCGCAGTCGGCGGTCCGGGATATGCACAGCAGGCAGCAGAGGAAGAACAGCCCGCTGTTGCTGAGGAAGCAACCGAGCTGCCGGTCGTGGTCGGTGAGATCACGGTGACTTCGCGCAAGGTCGAGGAGGACATCCAGGACGTTCCCATCTCGATCACCACGCTTCAGGGGGAAGATCTCGATGTGATAACCACCGGCGGCCTCGACATTCGGGCTCTGTCGGGCCGCGTTCCCAGCCTGATCATGGAGTCGTCCTTTGGGCGAGCATTCCCACGCTTCTACATCCGAGGCCTTGGCAATCCTGACTTCGACCTCAACGCGTCGCAACCGGTGTCGATGGTTGTCGACGAAGTGGTGATGGAGAACCCGATTGTCAAGGGCATGCCGCTCTTCGACATCCAGCAGGTCGAGGTCGCACGCGGTCCGCAAGGCACGCTCTTCGGGCGAAACACGCCAGCCGGCATCGTCAAGTTCGACACCGTGAAGCCGTCGCAGGATTTTGACGCCTACGCGAAGCTGTCCTACGGCACCTACGGTACAACCGACATTCAGGCCGCCGTCGGAGGGTCGCTCGGAGGCAACTGGTCGGGCCGATTCTCTGCTCTCTACCAATCGCGCAGCGACTGGGTGGACAATGAGTACGAGCCGGGACCGGAGCGAAGCCTTGGTGGATACGACACAACCGCTTTCCGCGGACAGCTTCTGTGGGAGCCGACTGACGACTTTTCCGCGCTGATCAACCTCCACGGCTGGGACGTCGACGGTACCGCGCGTATTTTCCGAGCGAATATCATCGAAGCCGGCACCAATAATCTGGTCGATGATTTCCGACAGGACGTTGTTTACCACGATGGTAAGAACAAGCAGGAGATTTCGTCGTTCGGCGGCGTGCTCAAGCTCGAGTACGACTTTGGTGCAGCTACCCTGACCTCGGTCACCGGCTACGAGAGCATCGACGACATGTACAGCCGCGGCGACATCGACGCCGGCTACGGTGCGGTATACGCGCCGCCGTACGGACCGGGATTCATTCCGTTCGTGTCGGAGAGCGCCGATGGCATACCCTACCTGGACCAATGGACCCAGGAAATCCGAATCGCCAGCAACGGGGGTGAGACGTGGGATTGGTTGGTCGGCGCCTTCTACTTCAACGAGGAGCTGCAAGCGGACACCTTCAGCTACGATTCGCTGTCGCCGGGCAACCCGCAGGACGGGTACGCCTATCAGACTCAAGATGCCACCTCGTACGCTCTTTTCGGTTCCGTCAATTGGTACCTGACGGATGTGTGGACCTTGACCGGTGGCGTCCGGTACTCCAATGACGACAAAGATTTCCTGGCAGAGCGACCTGACGGAACATTTCAGCCGCCGACGACCGCGCCGATTACGGAGCACGTCGAGGACAGCAACGTGAGCTGGGATCTGAGCACGGTCTACAACGTGAGCGACACCTTCAATATCTACGGCCGCGTCGCGACCGGTTACCGCGCCCCGTCGATCCAGGGTCGGATCCTGTTCTGTGCCGATTTCGAGGGCGGACAGAACCCTGACACCAACTGCGTAACAACCGCCGATACCGAGACCATCCTCTCGGTCGAAGCCGGTATCAAGACGATCCTGGCTCAGAACCGTGTCCGCTTCAACCTCACGGGTTACGTCTACCAGGTCGATGGCCAGCAGGTGACGGCGGTAGGCGGTGTCACCAACACAGCCATGCTCCTCAACGTCGACAAGACCAAGGGCCACGGTCTCGAGACCGACATCCAGTGGACCCCGACTGGCAACTGGCTGATGAGCTTCGGCGCGAGCTGGAACCCGACCGAGTTTGACGACCCGAATCTACGGATCGCGCCGTGCGGCGGTGGCTGCACCGTCACCGATCCAATTGACGATGACGGTTTCGTGATTCTCGACGGCAACTCGTTGCCACACTCGCCCGATGTGATCTTCAACGGCATCATCAACTGGCGTTCCGATCCCGCTTACAAGAGGTTTTTCGCCACTTTCGACTGGACCTACTACTCGGAAAAGAACTTCTTTCTGTATGAGTCGAAGGAGTTCAAGGACGACGGTTTCGAGGTTGGTTTGCGGGCCGGCTATGCCTTCGGTCCTCAAGGTCAGTACGAGGTCGCGCTCTTCGGACGCAACATCACCGACGAAATTATCGTTCGCGGTGGCATCGACTTCGACAATTTGACCGGGTTCACCAACGACCCAAGGATCGTCGGAGTCGAGTTCCTGGCCAGTTTCTGA
- a CDS encoding MMPL family transporter has protein sequence MISLLENLIFRNRRLVIVLFILLTVFMAYQASHLKIDAGFAKMLPLKHPFMQTYLQYRDAFGGANRVVIAISAREGDIFTPEFFEVLAEITDEVFFIPGVDRTRVMSLYTPNVRFTEVVEDGISGGNVIPDDFEPTPEGLAKVRENILKSNYMGRLVANDFSAAIVAAELLEFNPNTGEKLDYIGVADELESIRQEFSNHEIGVDFDYHIIGFAKVIGDLAAGAARVVLFFLIAFIITAVFVYIYSQSFKLTVIVVGCAFVAVVWQLGLLTVLGFGIDPMSILVPFLIFAIGVSHGVQMVSAYRAEVFEGSESLAAARSTFRRLVIPGGIALLSDTIGFITIMLIEIRMIQEMAITASLGVAVIILTDLILIPVLLSYVQLDADYQEKLHKRAEKMDHLWAGLGKVTTPQVAAIVIAVAAVLFVVGGWKATQIKIGDLHAGVPELRPDSQYNIDTDVITSHFAIGVDVITTIIEAHPEACTERDVMSVIDDFEWRIRNVDGVQGIFGIGGVAKIINAGWNEGSLKWRELPRNPSMMAQSVTYIDTSTGLLNGDCSVMPVYIYTKDHKAETIDRIVAAVEEFNAEHGTEDLKFRLATGNVGVMAATNQVVSAAQFPMLIWVFAAIILLCLVTFRSIKGTLCIVIPLALVSILAYALMAILEIGLKVSTLPVVALGVGIGVDYGIYIYSRFKSQLQEGKSITDAYSATLKLTGAGVIFTGITLATGVATWIFAPIKFQADMGILLTFMFLFNMAGAIILLPALAVWLKPKG, from the coding sequence ATGATCAGCTTGCTCGAAAACCTCATCTTCCGCAACCGACGCCTGGTAATCGTTCTCTTCATTCTGCTGACAGTTTTCATGGCCTATCAGGCGTCGCACCTCAAGATCGATGCCGGCTTCGCCAAGATGCTCCCGCTCAAGCATCCCTTCATGCAGACCTACCTCCAATACCGCGACGCATTTGGCGGCGCGAATCGAGTGGTGATTGCCATCAGCGCCCGCGAGGGAGACATCTTCACACCCGAGTTCTTCGAGGTGCTGGCCGAAATCACAGACGAGGTCTTCTTCATCCCCGGCGTCGACCGGACCCGGGTCATGTCCCTTTACACGCCGAACGTTCGATTCACCGAGGTCGTGGAGGACGGCATCTCTGGGGGCAACGTCATCCCGGACGATTTCGAGCCGACCCCGGAAGGGCTCGCCAAGGTGCGCGAGAACATCCTCAAATCGAACTACATGGGCCGATTGGTGGCGAATGACTTCTCGGCCGCAATCGTCGCCGCCGAACTGCTCGAGTTCAACCCCAATACCGGAGAGAAGCTCGACTACATCGGCGTCGCCGACGAGCTGGAGTCGATCCGTCAGGAATTCTCCAATCACGAGATCGGCGTCGACTTCGACTATCACATCATCGGCTTCGCCAAGGTCATCGGCGATCTCGCCGCCGGCGCTGCACGCGTCGTCCTCTTCTTTTTGATCGCCTTCATCATCACCGCCGTCTTCGTTTATATCTACTCGCAGAGTTTCAAGCTGACGGTCATCGTGGTTGGCTGTGCATTCGTCGCCGTCGTCTGGCAGTTGGGGCTCCTGACCGTCCTCGGCTTCGGCATCGACCCGATGTCGATATTGGTGCCGTTCCTCATATTCGCGATCGGAGTCAGCCACGGCGTTCAGATGGTCAGCGCCTACCGGGCCGAGGTCTTCGAGGGTTCCGAAAGCCTCGCGGCCGCGCGCTCGACATTCCGTCGGCTCGTCATCCCGGGTGGCATCGCGCTGCTGTCGGACACTATCGGCTTCATCACCATCATGCTGATCGAAATCAGGATGATTCAGGAGATGGCAATCACGGCGAGCCTCGGCGTGGCGGTCATCATTCTCACAGACCTCATCCTGATTCCGGTGCTCCTCTCCTATGTTCAGCTCGACGCTGATTACCAGGAGAAGCTCCACAAACGAGCCGAGAAGATGGACCACCTGTGGGCTGGCCTCGGCAAGGTCACGACTCCGCAGGTCGCCGCAATCGTGATCGCTGTGGCGGCGGTGCTTTTCGTGGTTGGCGGCTGGAAGGCGACCCAGATCAAGATCGGCGACCTTCACGCCGGGGTGCCCGAGCTGCGACCCGACTCACAGTACAACATCGACACCGACGTCATTACGAGTCACTTCGCGATCGGCGTCGATGTCATCACGACCATCATCGAGGCCCACCCGGAGGCCTGCACCGAGCGTGACGTCATGAGTGTGATCGACGATTTCGAGTGGCGCATACGCAACGTCGACGGCGTGCAGGGAATCTTCGGCATCGGCGGGGTGGCCAAGATCATCAACGCAGGTTGGAACGAAGGCAGTCTCAAATGGCGCGAGCTGCCGCGAAACCCGTCGATGATGGCCCAGTCGGTGACCTATATCGACACCTCGACGGGCCTGCTGAACGGTGACTGTAGCGTCATGCCGGTCTACATCTACACCAAGGACCACAAGGCCGAGACCATCGACCGCATCGTTGCTGCGGTGGAGGAGTTCAACGCGGAACACGGGACCGAGGATTTGAAGTTCCGGCTCGCGACTGGAAACGTGGGCGTGATGGCCGCCACCAACCAGGTAGTTTCCGCCGCCCAGTTCCCAATGCTGATCTGGGTCTTCGCTGCCATCATCCTGCTGTGCCTCGTCACCTTCCGCTCGATCAAAGGGACATTGTGCATCGTGATCCCGCTGGCCCTGGTGTCAATCCTCGCCTACGCGTTGATGGCGATTCTCGAGATCGGCCTCAAGGTTTCCACCCTGCCGGTCGTCGCACTGGGTGTCGGTATCGGCGTCGACTACGGCATCTATATCTACAGCCGCTTCAAGAGCCAGCTGCAGGAAGGCAAGTCAATTACGGACGCGTATTCCGCTACCCTCAAGCTGACCGGCGCCGGCGTGATCTTCACCGGCATCACCCTCGCAACCGGCGTCGCCACCTGGATCTTCGCGCCGATCAAGTTCCAGGCCGATATGGGTATCCTCCTGACCTTCATGTTCCTCTTCAACATGGCCGGAGCGATCATCCTGCTACCCGCCCTGGCAGTCTGGCTCAAGCCGAAAGGCTGA